The Candidatus Accumulibacter similis genome has a segment encoding these proteins:
- a CDS encoding TetR/AcrR family transcriptional regulator — protein MKHRNIRPRAALGRDEWIQAAIDKLAEQGVNGMRVEVLAKTFGVTKGSFYWHFKDRNDLVEAVLQAWRDGRIQDIEKQTIATPGAEEQQLLHLIEIYSATRNRKGMSIELAVREWARRDAQAAAIVAEVDTWRLEATRKLFVALGSSEEVAKSRSLLLYAYVFGQSLMACENYDPRIAEFKRWIAELIVRQRQEQPGAAT, from the coding sequence ATGAAGCACCGGAACATCCGACCGCGTGCTGCTCTTGGCCGCGACGAGTGGATTCAGGCGGCGATCGACAAGCTTGCCGAGCAGGGCGTCAACGGCATGCGGGTCGAAGTCCTGGCGAAGACCTTTGGTGTCACCAAGGGCAGTTTCTACTGGCATTTCAAGGATCGCAACGACCTCGTCGAGGCCGTTCTGCAAGCCTGGCGTGATGGCCGCATCCAGGACATCGAGAAGCAGACGATCGCCACTCCGGGTGCCGAGGAGCAGCAACTGCTGCATCTGATCGAGATCTACTCTGCCACCCGCAACCGCAAGGGCATGTCGATCGAACTGGCGGTGCGTGAATGGGCACGGCGCGACGCGCAGGCGGCGGCGATCGTCGCCGAGGTCGACACCTGGCGCCTCGAGGCGACGCGCAAGCTTTTTGTCGCCCTCGGATCGTCGGAGGAGGTCGCCAAGAGCCGCAGCCTGCTCCTCTACGCCTACGTTTTCGGGCAGAGCCTGATGGCCTGTGAGAACTATGATCCGCGAATCGCCGAGTTCAAGCGCTGGATCGCCGAGCTGATCGTTCGCCAGCGGCAGGAACAGCCTGGCGCCGCCACCTGA
- a CDS encoding electron transfer flavoprotein subunit alpha/FixB family protein — protein sequence MAILVIAEHDNSSIKAATLNAVTAATKLGGEIHLLVAGSNCADAAAAAARISGVGKVLVVDAPHYATQSPENVAALVVGMAAAYSHLLAAATTIGKNCMPRVAALLDVAQISEISGIESADTFVRPIYAGNVVATVQSADPVKVVTVRATAFEAAGEGGSAAIETVPAGADLGLSRLLGRELTKSERPELTAAKVIVSGGRGMGNGENFHRLLEPLADRLGAALGASRAAVDAGFVPNDYQVGQTGKIVAPQLYIAVGISGAIQHLAGMKDSKIIVAINKDAEAPIFQVADYGLVADLFEVVPALQAELG from the coding sequence ATGGCCATTCTCGTTATTGCTGAGCACGACAATAGCTCGATCAAGGCGGCAACCCTCAATGCCGTGACCGCGGCGACGAAGCTGGGTGGCGAGATCCACCTGCTGGTGGCCGGCAGCAACTGCGCCGATGCGGCCGCGGCAGCGGCGCGGATCAGCGGCGTCGGCAAGGTGCTGGTGGTAGACGCGCCGCATTACGCGACCCAGTCGCCGGAGAACGTCGCGGCACTGGTGGTCGGCATGGCCGCTGCCTACTCGCATCTCCTGGCGGCCGCGACGACGATTGGCAAGAACTGCATGCCGCGCGTCGCGGCATTGCTCGACGTCGCGCAGATCTCGGAGATCTCGGGAATCGAATCGGCTGACACCTTCGTTCGCCCGATCTACGCCGGCAACGTCGTCGCCACCGTGCAGTCGGCCGATCCGGTGAAGGTCGTCACGGTGCGCGCGACGGCTTTCGAGGCGGCAGGCGAGGGCGGCAGCGCGGCCATCGAGACGGTGCCTGCCGGCGCCGATCTCGGTCTCAGCCGGCTCCTGGGGCGCGAATTGACCAAGTCCGAGCGACCCGAACTGACGGCTGCGAAAGTGATCGTATCGGGTGGCCGCGGCATGGGCAACGGCGAGAATTTCCACCGCCTGCTCGAACCGCTGGCGGACAGGCTCGGGGCAGCGCTCGGCGCTTCGCGGGCTGCGGTCGACGCCGGTTTCGTGCCGAACGATTATCAGGTCGGCCAGACGGGCAAGATCGTCGCGCCACAGCTCTACATTGCCGTCGGCATTTCGGGCGCCATCCAGCATCTCGCCGGAATGAAGGACAGCAAGATAATCGTCGCCATCAACAAGGATGCCGAAGCGCCGATCTTCCAGGTTGCCGATTATGGCCTGGTGGCCGATCTCTTCGAAGTCGTGCCGGCACTGCAGGCGGAACTCGGCTGA
- the glpK gene encoding glycerol kinase GlpK yields the protein MPQARNTQQLILALDQGTTSSRAILFARDATIHGVAQQEYPQHYPQPGWVEHDANDIWRTQLAVARSVLREHGVAASRLAAVGITNQRETTVLWDRASGEPLYRAIVWQDRRTAGLCDSLRAAGHAETFRERTGLVVDAYFSGTKLKWLLDHIPGARARAERGELAFGTIDCWLAWKLSAGRVHVTDPSNASRTLLFDIRRGCWDDELLALLDIPPAVLPQVVDSSGVMTMIAGDLLGAEVPLAGIAGDQQAATFGQACLAHGMAKNTYGTGCFLLLNTGGEAMNSRHRMLATVGWRLRDQTTYLLEGSVFMGGAVVQWLRDGLGMIARADEIEALASSVPDSGGIYLVPAHTGLGAPYWDPYARGALLGMTRGTSRAHVARAALEAIAFQSAEVLGAMELDCGRRLRELRVDGGAAANDLLLQFQSDLLGVPVVRPRIIETTALGAAYLAGLAVEFWHDEAELAALWQADRRFEPGMSADQRTMLLKGWRRAVERSRDWATAD from the coding sequence ATGCCGCAAGCCAGAAACACCCAGCAGTTGATCCTCGCGCTCGACCAGGGAACGACCAGCTCACGCGCGATCCTCTTCGCGCGTGACGCGACGATCCACGGCGTCGCGCAGCAGGAGTACCCGCAGCACTACCCGCAGCCCGGCTGGGTCGAGCACGACGCCAACGACATCTGGCGGACGCAGCTCGCCGTCGCCCGCAGCGTCCTGCGCGAGCACGGCGTCGCCGCCAGCCGGCTCGCCGCCGTCGGCATCACCAACCAGCGCGAGACGACCGTCCTCTGGGACCGCGCGAGCGGCGAACCGCTGTACCGGGCGATCGTCTGGCAGGACCGGCGGACCGCCGGGCTGTGCGATTCGCTGCGTGCGGCCGGCCATGCCGAGACCTTTCGCGAGCGGACTGGGCTGGTGGTCGATGCCTATTTTTCCGGCACCAAGCTGAAATGGCTGCTCGACCACATCCCCGGTGCCCGCGCGCGTGCCGAGCGTGGCGAGCTTGCCTTTGGCACGATCGACTGCTGGCTGGCGTGGAAGCTGTCCGCCGGCCGGGTGCACGTCACCGATCCATCGAACGCCTCGCGTACCCTCCTCTTCGACATTCGCCGCGGCTGCTGGGATGACGAGCTTCTCGCCCTGCTCGACATCCCGCCGGCAGTCCTGCCGCAGGTGGTGGACAGCAGTGGCGTCATGACGATGATCGCCGGCGACCTTCTCGGCGCCGAGGTACCACTTGCCGGCATCGCCGGCGACCAGCAGGCGGCGACCTTCGGCCAGGCCTGCCTCGCCCACGGCATGGCAAAGAATACCTATGGCACGGGCTGCTTCCTGCTGCTGAACACCGGCGGCGAGGCGATGAACTCGCGCCACCGCATGCTGGCGACAGTCGGCTGGCGGCTGCGCGACCAGACGACCTATCTCCTCGAAGGCAGCGTGTTCATGGGCGGTGCCGTCGTGCAGTGGCTGCGCGATGGTCTCGGGATGATTGCCCGCGCCGACGAGATCGAAGCGCTGGCGTCGTCGGTCCCCGACAGTGGTGGCATCTACCTCGTCCCGGCACACACCGGTCTCGGTGCGCCGTACTGGGATCCGTACGCGCGCGGTGCGCTGCTTGGCATGACTCGCGGCACCAGCCGCGCCCATGTCGCGCGCGCGGCACTCGAAGCGATCGCCTTCCAGAGCGCCGAGGTCCTCGGCGCGATGGAACTCGATTGCGGTCGACGGCTGCGTGAACTGCGGGTCGACGGTGGGGCGGCTGCCAACGACCTGTTGCTGCAGTTCCAGTCCGACCTGCTCGGCGTACCCGTGGTCCGCCCACGCATCATCGAAACCACGGCCCTCGGCGCTGCCTACCTCGCCGGACTGGCGGTCGAGTTCTGGCACGACGAGGCTGAGCTGGCTGCGTTGTGGCAGGCCGACCGGCGTTTCGAGCCCGGCATGTCCGCCGACCAGCGCACGATGCTGCTCAAGGGGTGGCGACGCGCGGTCGAGCGCAGTCGCGACTGGGCGACGGCAGACTGA
- a CDS encoding MFS transporter, whose protein sequence is MTMRAAAWVGRCRRLAGCRVGEGRALFWSFCGFFLLLAGYYVLRPVREEMGVVIGPEKLQWAFSLTLGGMLAIVPLYGWAAARLSRHGLLLTVFGCTTMVLAAFQAWIAGTVSLPAALALFVWISVFNLVVVSLFWTVMADSFEHGQARRLFGMIAAGGSTGALIGPTITALSVHAVGVHGLLLVAAALILSSLLCVLRVSDPKAHGSTGQPVGGSVLAGLAEVVGSPYLAMIALLAIVQSVVGTFVYFEQARLVKAAALTAESRTQLFAMLDLGVNLLALALQALVAGRLMQRLGLGITLAVVPLLLTLPLAALTALPALATVLCIQVIARAGGHGLLRPAREALFTAVDREPRYKAKNVIDTLLSRAGDALGGWLYAIAGLATTGVALAAIPGVLTLAWLGLQLGSRYRRLVSAPIGDGGTGRPAGDSPTAG, encoded by the coding sequence ATGACGATGCGTGCGGCCGCCTGGGTCGGGCGTTGCCGGCGACTCGCTGGCTGCCGCGTCGGCGAGGGCAGGGCACTGTTCTGGTCGTTCTGCGGCTTCTTCCTCCTGCTGGCGGGATACTACGTGCTGCGCCCGGTGCGCGAGGAGATGGGGGTGGTGATCGGCCCGGAGAAACTGCAATGGGCCTTCAGCCTGACCTTGGGCGGCATGCTGGCGATCGTCCCGCTGTATGGCTGGGCGGCTGCCCGCCTGTCACGCCACGGGCTGCTGTTGACGGTCTTCGGCTGCACGACGATGGTACTGGCCGCTTTCCAGGCGTGGATCGCCGGCACCGTCTCGTTGCCCGCGGCACTGGCGCTGTTCGTCTGGATCAGCGTTTTCAACCTGGTCGTCGTCTCGCTCTTCTGGACGGTCATGGCCGACAGCTTCGAGCATGGGCAGGCGCGCCGGCTGTTCGGCATGATCGCCGCCGGCGGCAGCACCGGTGCCCTGATCGGGCCGACGATCACCGCCCTTTCCGTCCACGCGGTCGGCGTTCACGGGCTGCTGCTCGTCGCCGCGGCACTGATCCTGTCGTCGCTGCTGTGCGTCCTGCGGGTCAGCGACCCGAAAGCGCACGGCAGCACCGGCCAGCCGGTCGGCGGCAGCGTCCTCGCCGGTCTCGCCGAGGTGGTCGGCTCGCCCTACCTGGCGATGATCGCGCTGCTGGCCATCGTGCAGAGCGTCGTCGGCACCTTCGTCTATTTCGAACAGGCGCGCCTCGTCAAGGCAGCCGCGCTGACGGCCGAGTCGCGCACGCAACTCTTCGCGATGCTCGACCTGGGAGTGAATCTGCTCGCACTCGCGCTGCAGGCGCTGGTCGCCGGCCGGCTGATGCAACGGCTGGGGCTCGGCATCACGCTGGCGGTGGTGCCTCTGCTGCTGACGCTGCCGCTGGCGGCACTGACGGCACTGCCGGCACTGGCCACCGTGCTCTGCATCCAGGTCATCGCCCGGGCGGGTGGCCATGGTCTGCTGCGGCCGGCACGCGAGGCGCTGTTCACGGCGGTCGACCGCGAGCCGCGGTACAAGGCGAAGAACGTCATCGACACGCTGCTCTCGCGCGCCGGCGACGCGCTCGGCGGCTGGCTGTACGCGATCGCCGGCCTTGCCACCACGGGTGTCGCCCTGGCGGCCATTCCCGGCGTCCTGACACTGGCCTGGCTGGGGCTGCAACTGGGCAGTCGCTACCGACGGCTGGTGTCGGCTCCGATTGGCGACGGCGGCACGGGGAGACCGGCGGGCGATTCACCGACCGCGGGTTGA
- a CDS encoding energy-coupling factor ABC transporter permease produces MNLPDGLLGTAWTVLAWFVYAAAVVLAARRAPWRLLADSGRLNAFLAMIVALILLWQLQAGVKPGLSLHLLGATVFTLCFGWPLAFLGLSAVLLGVTLNGAAGWQVFAVNALLMAGVGVAVSHAAHRLVDRLLPGHLFVFIFCKGFFTAALAVIAVGLASSLLFALAGSYAGHYLADEYLPYFLLLGFSEAWLSGMLSTLLAVYRPHLLVDSGEALFPGRK; encoded by the coding sequence ATGAACTTGCCGGACGGTCTGCTGGGCACGGCCTGGACGGTCCTCGCCTGGTTCGTCTACGCCGCTGCGGTGGTGCTGGCTGCCCGGCGGGCACCGTGGCGCCTGCTGGCGGACAGTGGGCGTCTGAATGCCTTCCTGGCGATGATCGTCGCGCTCATCCTGCTCTGGCAGCTGCAGGCCGGGGTGAAGCCTGGCCTGTCGCTGCACCTGCTCGGGGCGACGGTGTTCACCCTCTGCTTTGGCTGGCCGCTGGCTTTCTTGGGTCTGAGCGCGGTTCTGCTCGGTGTCACGCTGAACGGTGCAGCCGGCTGGCAGGTTTTCGCGGTCAATGCCCTCCTCATGGCGGGCGTCGGTGTCGCCGTCAGTCACGCTGCCCACCGCCTGGTCGACCGCCTGCTGCCGGGCCACCTTTTCGTCTTCATTTTCTGCAAGGGTTTCTTCACCGCCGCGCTGGCGGTGATCGCCGTCGGCCTGGCATCCAGCCTGCTGTTCGCGCTGGCGGGCTCCTACGCCGGCCACTACCTGGCGGACGAGTACCTGCCGTACTTCCTCCTGCTCGGCTTCTCCGAGGCCTGGCTGTCGGGAATGCTGAGCACCCTCCTGGCTGTCTATCGACCGCACTTGCTTGTGGACAGCGGCGAAGCCCTGTTTCCTGGACGCAAATGA
- a CDS encoding electron transfer flavoprotein subunit beta/FixA family protein, translated as MKILVPVKRVVDYNVKVRVKPDGSDVDLANVKMSMNPFDEIAVEEAVRLKEAGIATEVVVVSAGVANCQETLRTAMAIGADRGILIQTDVELQPLAVAKLLQAVCAKEQPQIVLCGKQAIDDDANQTGQMLAGLLGWPQATFASKIVVSGQTATVTREIDGGLETVEVGLPAVVTSDLRLNEPRYATLPNIMKAKKKPLETTNPAALGVDVAPRLKTLKAAEPPKRSAGIKVADAADLVLKLKTEAKVI; from the coding sequence GTGAAGATCCTCGTTCCAGTCAAACGGGTGGTGGATTACAACGTCAAGGTTCGAGTCAAGCCGGATGGGAGCGACGTCGATCTGGCCAACGTCAAGATGTCCATGAATCCCTTCGACGAGATCGCCGTCGAAGAGGCGGTCCGTCTCAAGGAGGCAGGCATCGCAACCGAAGTCGTGGTGGTTTCGGCAGGCGTTGCCAACTGTCAGGAAACCTTGCGCACGGCGATGGCGATTGGCGCCGATCGCGGCATCCTGATCCAGACGGATGTCGAACTGCAGCCGCTGGCTGTCGCCAAGCTGCTGCAGGCGGTGTGCGCCAAGGAGCAGCCACAGATCGTCCTCTGCGGCAAGCAGGCGATCGACGACGACGCCAACCAGACCGGCCAGATGCTCGCGGGTCTGCTGGGCTGGCCACAGGCGACCTTCGCATCGAAAATCGTCGTCTCCGGCCAGACGGCCACGGTGACGCGGGAAATCGACGGTGGCCTGGAAACCGTCGAGGTCGGCCTGCCGGCTGTCGTCACCAGCGATCTGCGCCTCAACGAACCGCGTTACGCGACCCTGCCGAACATCATGAAGGCCAAGAAGAAGCCGCTCGAGACGACCAACCCGGCAGCGCTGGGGGTCGACGTCGCGCCGCGACTGAAGACCCTCAAGGCGGCGGAGCCGCCCAAGCGGTCCGCCGGCATCAAGGTGGCGGATGCCGCCGATCTGGTACTAAAACTCAAGACTGAAGCAAAGGTGATCTGA
- a CDS encoding PEP-CTERM sorting domain-containing protein — protein sequence MRALPLLAFLLSVSAPALAVANTVPEPESLSLLALAAAAMWLARGRKP from the coding sequence ATGCGCGCTCTGCCGTTGCTTGCGTTTCTGTTGTCCGTTTCCGCACCCGCGTTGGCGGTCGCCAACACCGTTCCCGAGCCGGAGTCGTTGAGCCTGCTCGCGCTGGCGGCTGCCGCCATGTGGCTGGCCCGGGGTCGCAAGCCCTGA
- a CDS encoding aldo/keto reductase, with protein MRLEPTEVPCDGRRMALKIIAATGLALAGGAPPTAADGNVLRRRIPASGERIAAIGLGTYETFDVADAALPALQQVLARFVALGGQVVDSSPMYGRAESVLGHLADTLGTRDRLFLATKVWTSGAAEGIRQMETSFIRLRTRQLDLMQVHNLVDWQVHLATMRDWQREGRIRYLGVTHYHASAHRQVETVLRSARPDFVQINYSMAERDAESRLLPLAQDLGIAVVINRPFAQGALFTRVRGRPLPAWTAEFDCTSWAQFFLKFILAQPTVTCVIPATNKVQHLEDNLAAARGRLPDGRQRTRMAEHLRDS; from the coding sequence ATGCGTCTGGAACCGACAGAGGTGCCGTGCGATGGCCGGCGCATGGCCTTGAAGATCATTGCCGCGACCGGGCTTGCCCTGGCTGGCGGCGCGCCGCCCACCGCCGCCGACGGCAACGTCCTCAGGAGACGCATCCCGGCGTCGGGCGAGCGGATTGCCGCCATCGGACTCGGCACCTACGAGACCTTCGATGTCGCGGACGCAGCGCTGCCGGCACTGCAGCAGGTGCTGGCACGCTTCGTCGCGCTCGGCGGGCAGGTCGTAGACAGTTCGCCGATGTACGGCCGTGCCGAATCCGTGCTCGGCCATCTCGCCGACACGCTCGGCACGCGCGACAGACTGTTCCTCGCGACCAAGGTGTGGACCAGCGGCGCCGCCGAGGGGATCCGCCAGATGGAGACCTCGTTCATCCGGCTGCGCACCCGGCAACTGGATCTGATGCAGGTGCACAATCTCGTCGACTGGCAGGTCCATCTGGCGACGATGCGTGATTGGCAACGGGAGGGACGGATTCGTTATCTCGGCGTCACGCATTACCATGCCAGCGCCCATCGCCAGGTCGAAACGGTTCTGCGTTCGGCACGGCCGGACTTCGTACAGATCAACTACAGCATGGCCGAACGCGACGCCGAAAGCCGGCTGCTGCCGCTGGCGCAGGATCTGGGGATCGCCGTCGTCATCAACCGACCATTCGCACAGGGGGCCTTGTTCACGCGCGTACGCGGCCGGCCGCTGCCGGCATGGACGGCCGAGTTCGACTGCACCAGCTGGGCGCAGTTCTTCCTCAAGTTCATTCTCGCGCAGCCGACAGTGACCTGCGTCATTCCGGCGACGAACAAGGTGCAGCATCTGGAAGACAATCTCGCCGCGGCGCGGGGCCGCTTGCCGGATGGACGGCAGCGGACGAGGATGGCCGAGCATCTGCGCGATTCATGA